Proteins encoded in a region of the Streptomyces sp. NBC_00310 genome:
- a CDS encoding type IV secretory system conjugative DNA transfer family protein: MTAEQQKKPRAEDDWTMEIVIVVAIVLLGVVGAWLAARIGAPFADAPAPASNPLTFVVAMVKGDYNWPGSPASAVAAGEAVLLGILGTAAYRVVQRFKKKPKVDGAARHLAKGEELGKLTMKGAAATAERLGVMARTPGVFIGRSVKGRQPLFGSYEDMHVDIWGPRTGKTTRRAVPAILDGPGAVLVTSNKRDIVDSTRGPRSARGPVWVFDPQQVAAETPSWWWNPLSYVTDVAKARKMADHFASGSRDANASTDAFFDPAGQDLLANLLLAAACGKMPITQLYTWLSNPKDDTPERILRGAGHVMAADGLNGVLTAPDKQRSGIYGVAQQMASCLVNPEVNRWVTPPADPNAPEFDPHAFVRTAGTLYSLSREGRDSAGPLVTALTVAVVEAAEEYATTQRGGRLALPLVGVLDEAANVCRWRTLPDLYSHYGSRGIILMTILQSWAQGIEVWGERGMEKLWSAANIRVYGGGVSDTRFLGDLSELAGEYDQREYQASRESEFGGWSGNRTVSESVSRQRVLGVSDLGAMPPGRALVLASGTKPVLVETVPWWEGPYAREVQESLRKYDPGAR; the protein is encoded by the coding sequence GTGACCGCAGAACAGCAGAAGAAGCCCCGCGCCGAGGACGACTGGACGATGGAGATCGTCATCGTGGTCGCGATCGTGCTCCTGGGGGTCGTCGGGGCCTGGCTCGCGGCGAGGATCGGCGCGCCGTTCGCGGACGCGCCGGCGCCGGCGTCGAACCCGCTGACGTTCGTCGTCGCCATGGTCAAGGGCGACTACAACTGGCCGGGTTCACCGGCCAGCGCCGTCGCCGCGGGCGAGGCCGTGCTGCTCGGCATCCTGGGGACCGCCGCGTACCGGGTCGTCCAGCGGTTCAAGAAGAAGCCGAAGGTGGACGGGGCGGCGCGGCACCTCGCCAAGGGGGAGGAGCTGGGCAAGCTGACGATGAAGGGCGCGGCGGCCACGGCCGAGCGGCTCGGGGTGATGGCGCGGACCCCGGGCGTCTTCATCGGACGGTCCGTCAAGGGCAGGCAGCCGCTGTTCGGTTCGTACGAGGACATGCACGTCGACATCTGGGGGCCCAGGACCGGTAAGACGACCCGGCGGGCGGTCCCCGCCATCCTCGACGGGCCCGGCGCCGTCCTCGTCACCTCCAACAAGCGGGACATCGTGGACTCCACCCGCGGCCCCCGCTCCGCGCGCGGACCCGTCTGGGTCTTCGACCCGCAGCAGGTCGCCGCCGAGACACCGAGCTGGTGGTGGAACCCGCTGTCGTACGTCACCGACGTGGCCAAGGCCCGGAAGATGGCCGACCACTTCGCCAGCGGGTCCCGGGACGCGAACGCCTCCACGGACGCCTTCTTCGATCCGGCCGGCCAGGACCTGCTCGCCAACCTGCTGCTCGCCGCCGCCTGCGGCAAGATGCCGATCACGCAGCTCTACACCTGGCTGTCCAACCCCAAGGACGACACCCCCGAGCGGATCCTGCGCGGCGCCGGGCACGTCATGGCCGCCGACGGCCTGAACGGTGTCCTCACCGCCCCCGACAAGCAGCGCAGCGGCATCTACGGTGTCGCCCAGCAGATGGCGTCCTGCCTGGTCAACCCGGAGGTCAACCGCTGGGTGACGCCGCCCGCCGACCCGAACGCGCCCGAGTTCGACCCGCACGCGTTCGTCCGCACCGCCGGCACCCTGTACTCCCTCTCCCGCGAGGGCCGCGACTCCGCCGGGCCGCTCGTCACCGCGCTCACCGTCGCCGTCGTCGAGGCGGCCGAGGAGTACGCCACCACCCAGCGCGGCGGCCGCCTCGCGCTCCCCCTCGTTGGCGTCCTCGACGAGGCCGCCAACGTCTGCCGCTGGCGCACCCTGCCCGACCTGTACTCCCACTACGGCTCGCGCGGCATCATCCTCATGACCATCCTCCAGTCCTGGGCGCAGGGCATCGAGGTGTGGGGCGAGCGCGGCATGGAGAAGCTGTGGTCCGCCGCGAACATCCGCGTCTACGGCGGCGGTGTCTCCGACACCCGCTTCCTGGGCGACCTCAGCGAGCTGGCCGGCGAGTACGACCAGCGCGAGTACCAGGCGAGCCGCGAGTCGGAGTTCGGCGGCTGGAGCGGCAACCGCACGGTCAGTGAGTCCGTCAGCCGCCAACGCGTCCTCGGCGTCTCCGACCTCGGCGCCATGCCCCCGGGCCGCGCCCTCGTCCTCGCCTCCGGCACCAAGCCGGTCCTCGTCGAGACCGTCCCGTGGTGGGAGGGCCCGTACGCCCGCGAGGTCCAGGAGTCGCTGCGGAAGTACGACCCCGGGGCGCGGTGA
- a CDS encoding glycosyltransferase family 4 protein, which yields MAEARYNILVVSDNSGRGEGGVEVFNQELSEALARRHNVTLFTANPDMPRHDGIQQVVTTRPPVLDFGSGAEGTATEMERRDWIKYLAGQEPRQYGLQDPASRPYDIIIAHSRFSGPAAAELRENWYQDARLVHFLHTSPERLPFVKGFAPEKAEYKAARDSAIERAAMGRADVVAGVGPLLSEVSRGLSAQGVNVPHSHEVIPGTRVHDPVQHDPAPETLNLLVMGRVDDPLKGVDDAAEAVKLLNRAGTSVHLTVRGIPDEQVQKAWDELRRLTGGNVTVKPRTSSATELDEDIRGSHAVIMPSKHEGFGMVAPEGLAHGVPVLVNEESGAAQFLQDPDRVPPRIGGPCVVAEPTDGSSRVQAWMTAIAQLKQDLPQRQAGALHLRETLQQYTWEHAAEATVQVAMGQTPLPRRDPRALLTAQERDLVRTVQGPNGQLLRPDAPEQSPRAPGPAQTEVGVRRDGPQHEHRTTGTPVPVWQAGLAQNQAGAESARATAPPGSQTPLWQVGLPQNQPGTGGPRTAAPAENATPLWQVGVSQDPPAAGSRHDAASPGRGAGEGDPGRPGGVRQPPPDLSGPRDGGIEV from the coding sequence GTGGCTGAAGCGCGTTACAACATTCTCGTTGTGTCGGACAACAGCGGCAGAGGCGAGGGAGGTGTGGAGGTATTCAACCAGGAGTTGTCCGAGGCTCTCGCTCGTCGGCACAACGTCACTCTGTTCACGGCCAACCCCGACATGCCCCGGCATGACGGCATACAGCAGGTGGTGACGACGCGCCCGCCCGTTCTCGACTTCGGGTCCGGGGCGGAAGGTACAGCGACCGAAATGGAGCGGCGGGACTGGATCAAGTATCTCGCCGGTCAGGAGCCAAGGCAGTACGGGTTGCAGGATCCGGCGAGCCGACCGTACGACATCATCATCGCGCACTCGCGCTTCTCCGGGCCGGCCGCTGCCGAACTGCGTGAGAACTGGTACCAGGACGCGCGTCTGGTGCACTTCCTGCACACAAGCCCCGAGCGGCTTCCCTTCGTCAAGGGTTTCGCGCCCGAGAAGGCTGAATACAAGGCTGCCAGGGACTCCGCGATCGAACGTGCCGCCATGGGGCGTGCGGACGTCGTGGCCGGAGTCGGTCCGCTCCTGTCGGAAGTGAGCAGGGGGCTTTCCGCACAGGGCGTGAACGTTCCGCATTCCCACGAAGTCATCCCGGGAACCCGGGTTCACGATCCGGTCCAGCACGACCCCGCGCCGGAGACACTGAACCTCTTGGTCATGGGGCGGGTGGATGACCCCCTCAAGGGTGTGGACGACGCCGCAGAGGCAGTGAAGCTGCTGAACAGGGCCGGCACCTCCGTCCATCTCACCGTCCGCGGTATCCCCGACGAGCAGGTGCAGAAGGCGTGGGACGAGCTACGGAGACTCACCGGTGGCAACGTCACGGTCAAGCCCCGCACGAGCAGCGCGACCGAGCTCGACGAGGACATCAGAGGCTCGCATGCGGTGATCATGCCCTCGAAGCACGAGGGGTTCGGCATGGTGGCGCCCGAGGGGCTGGCTCATGGTGTTCCCGTCCTGGTGAACGAGGAGAGCGGCGCCGCGCAATTCCTTCAGGATCCCGATCGGGTCCCGCCGCGGATCGGCGGGCCGTGCGTGGTGGCCGAGCCGACCGACGGCAGTAGCCGCGTCCAGGCATGGATGACGGCGATCGCTCAGCTCAAACAGGACCTCCCGCAGCGCCAGGCCGGTGCGCTGCACCTACGGGAGACTCTCCAGCAATACACCTGGGAGCACGCCGCCGAGGCCACGGTCCAGGTGGCAATGGGTCAGACGCCGCTGCCGCGCCGGGACCCCAGGGCCCTGCTCACGGCGCAGGAGCGGGATCTGGTCCGCACGGTGCAGGGGCCGAACGGGCAGTTGCTCAGGCCCGATGCTCCGGAACAGTCACCGCGGGCGCCGGGGCCGGCGCAGACCGAGGTCGGTGTGCGGCGCGACGGGCCCCAGCATGAGCATCGGACGACCGGGACTCCGGTCCCTGTGTGGCAAGCGGGTTTGGCGCAGAACCAGGCCGGGGCCGAGAGTGCCCGCGCTACCGCCCCGCCCGGGAGCCAGACACCCCTGTGGCAGGTCGGCCTTCCCCAGAATCAGCCCGGCACCGGGGGCCCTCGTACAGCCGCCCCGGCCGAGAACGCGACGCCCTTGTGGCAGGTGGGCGTCTCCCAGGATCCGCCCGCCGCCGGGAGTCGACACGATGCGGCTTCCCCGGGGCGCGGTGCCGGGGAGGGTGATCCGGGACGGCCCGGGGGCGTGCGGCAGCCGCCACCGGATCTGTCGGGTCCCCGTGACGGCGGAATCGAAGTGTGA
- a CDS encoding zeta toxin family protein, with protein MTDPSERLPDPSERVPGPSGRAPNPSGGAIDPAEVERHRLSDAENQRIFRERIVPDLLAGRVGQETPTVVFLVGQPGAGKSRVTEMVAGVLDRHGGFADVDSDLYKPYHPEYARLMAQDDTLMAAYTRADGRAWMAQAEAYVREHGLHAIIQETSQNARAVEEKMRAYRDSGARVEALFMGVPQAMSNQGIVNRYFEQLADRGQGRLTVQSNADESYAGILELADRVDRGALADLASVYRRGESKPRYSNSLDDTGNWTGPPDLRQALATERGRPWTTAESDSFVTTQLRLRETARTLGPEWPDRLTRIEDQARPLLTPAAAVQLGPTAPSATPPTTPSTSPQAPPTTPSAPTNPSAPTNPSATQPPSPSASPSPSAAAARSRSTPHTGRPTTPQTPGAEGPRPGPGRATPPQGPSGPEPNRRGR; from the coding sequence ATGACCGACCCGTCCGAGCGCCTGCCCGACCCGTCCGAGCGCGTGCCCGGCCCCTCCGGGCGCGCGCCCAACCCGTCCGGGGGTGCGATCGACCCCGCCGAGGTGGAGCGGCACCGGCTGTCCGACGCCGAGAACCAGCGGATCTTCCGCGAGCGGATCGTCCCCGACCTCCTGGCGGGCCGCGTCGGGCAGGAGACGCCCACCGTGGTGTTCCTGGTCGGCCAGCCCGGCGCGGGCAAGAGCAGGGTCACCGAGATGGTGGCCGGTGTACTCGACCGGCACGGCGGCTTCGCGGACGTCGACAGCGACCTCTACAAGCCCTACCACCCCGAGTACGCCCGGCTGATGGCCCAGGACGACACCCTGATGGCCGCCTACACCCGCGCCGACGGGCGGGCCTGGATGGCCCAGGCCGAGGCGTACGTCCGCGAGCACGGGCTGCACGCGATCATCCAGGAGACCTCGCAGAACGCGCGGGCCGTGGAGGAGAAGATGCGGGCCTACCGGGACTCCGGCGCGCGGGTCGAGGCCCTGTTCATGGGGGTGCCGCAGGCGATGAGCAACCAGGGCATCGTCAACCGGTACTTCGAGCAGCTCGCCGACCGGGGCCAGGGGCGGCTGACCGTGCAGTCCAACGCCGACGAGTCCTACGCCGGCATCCTCGAACTCGCCGACCGCGTCGACCGGGGAGCCCTCGCCGACCTCGCGAGCGTCTACCGCCGGGGCGAGAGCAAGCCCCGCTACAGCAACTCCCTCGACGACACGGGCAACTGGACCGGCCCGCCGGATCTGCGCCAGGCCCTCGCCACGGAACGCGGCCGGCCGTGGACGACCGCCGAGAGCGACTCCTTCGTCACCACCCAACTGCGCCTGCGCGAGACCGCCCGGACACTGGGCCCCGAGTGGCCGGACAGACTCACCCGCATCGAGGACCAGGCCCGCCCCCTGCTGACGCCGGCCGCCGCCGTCCAGCTGGGCCCCACGGCACCATCGGCCACTCCGCCGACGACTCCCTCGACGTCGCCCCAGGCGCCCCCGACGACCCCGTCGGCTCCCACGAACCCGTCGGCTCCCACGAACCCGTCGGCAACGCAGCCCCCCTCTCCGTCGGCCTCGCCGTCCCCCTCGGCCGCAGCCGCGCGCTCCCGCAGCACCCCCCACACCGGCAGGCCCACCACCCCGCAGACGCCGGGGGCCGAGGGACCGCGCCCCGGTCCCGGCCGGGCGACGCCTCCGCAGGGACCGAGCGGCCCCGAACCCAACCGGCGCGGCAGATAG
- a CDS encoding sugar ABC transporter substrate-binding protein: MNARTTSNTPSTRIRRRTTALRRTATALAASAAALSLASCGVMDAGGSVEASPTKGDDITVGVLFPDKDTKRYEQFDYPNIKKKIAELTDNKGVTKYANAEKDPETQNSQLEQMVEDKVDIIIVDAVDSKTIAPAVQTADDAGIPVIAYDRLAEGPIDGYVSFDNELVGQVQGRSLVEDLGDSAANKIVMMNGSPTDPNAAMFKDGALSELQDKVTISESFDTKDWDPVVAKANMEKAVAKLGADNIDAVYAANDGIAGAVIDVLKTAGVSKVPPVTGQDADLDAVQRILAGDQYMTVYKSFPLQASAAAEMAVAKVQGRGIEFDALAKDSVDSPTTKKIPAQLVPPVALTKNNIKDTVIADGIYTVKQICTSAFRADCDAVNLD; encoded by the coding sequence GTGAACGCCCGTACCACCAGCAATACCCCCAGCACTCGTATACGTCGTCGCACCACCGCTCTGCGCCGTACCGCCACCGCCCTCGCCGCCTCGGCCGCGGCCCTCTCCCTCGCCTCCTGCGGGGTCATGGACGCCGGCGGCAGCGTGGAGGCGAGCCCCACGAAGGGCGACGACATCACGGTGGGCGTGCTGTTCCCCGACAAGGACACGAAGCGTTACGAGCAGTTCGACTACCCGAACATCAAGAAGAAGATCGCCGAGCTGACCGACAACAAGGGCGTCACCAAGTACGCCAACGCGGAGAAGGACCCGGAGACCCAGAACAGCCAGCTCGAGCAGATGGTGGAGGACAAGGTCGACATCATCATCGTCGACGCCGTGGACTCCAAGACCATCGCGCCCGCCGTGCAGACGGCGGACGACGCGGGCATCCCCGTCATCGCCTACGACCGCCTGGCCGAGGGCCCGATCGACGGCTACGTCTCCTTCGACAACGAGCTCGTCGGGCAGGTGCAGGGCCGCTCGCTGGTGGAGGATCTGGGTGACAGTGCCGCCAACAAGATCGTCATGATGAACGGGTCTCCCACCGACCCGAACGCCGCCATGTTCAAGGACGGCGCGCTCTCCGAGCTCCAGGACAAGGTGACGATCTCCGAGTCGTTCGACACCAAGGACTGGGACCCGGTCGTCGCCAAGGCGAACATGGAGAAGGCCGTCGCCAAGCTCGGGGCCGACAACATCGACGCCGTGTACGCCGCGAACGACGGTATCGCCGGTGCCGTCATCGACGTGCTGAAGACCGCCGGTGTCTCCAAGGTGCCGCCGGTCACCGGGCAGGACGCCGACCTCGACGCCGTGCAGCGGATCCTCGCGGGCGACCAGTACATGACCGTGTACAAGTCGTTCCCGCTGCAGGCGAGCGCCGCCGCCGAGATGGCCGTCGCCAAGGTCCAGGGCCGCGGCATCGAGTTCGACGCCCTCGCCAAGGACAGCGTCGACTCCCCGACCACCAAGAAGATCCCCGCCCAGCTGGTGCCCCCGGTCGCGCTGACCAAGAACAACATCAAGGACACGGTCATCGCCGACGGCATCTACACCGTCAAGCAGATCTGCACGTCCGCCTTCAGGGCCGACTGCGACGCGGTCAACCTGGACTAG
- a CDS encoding transglutaminase family protein, with protein MTPPPPPPAPATTATRRLRIRHTTRVSYAQPAASSHNEVRMTPLTLPGQTTLDARVLVNPSTPTWSYWDYWGTQVTGFDLIEPHSDLTITATSLVETAPPGPLPDAPDWTEIHRATVDSRLLEYLTATGRTTLPAELLDRAREVSAGLDVHGTATAVSAMVADHVSYVPGATGVHTSADEAWEQGAGVCQDLAHLTLGMLRGLGLPARYVSGYLHPEREAELHRPVAGQSHAWIEYWAGDWTGYDPTNRVPADESHVVVGRGRDYDDVTPHKGIYRGVAGGPPEVTIEFTRVA; from the coding sequence ATGACACCTCCACCCCCACCCCCGGCCCCCGCCACGACGGCGACCCGGCGGCTGCGCATCCGGCACACCACCCGCGTCTCGTACGCCCAGCCCGCGGCCTCCTCCCACAACGAGGTCCGCATGACCCCGCTGACGCTCCCGGGCCAGACCACCCTGGACGCCCGCGTCCTGGTGAACCCTTCCACCCCCACCTGGTCGTACTGGGACTACTGGGGCACCCAGGTCACCGGCTTCGACCTCATCGAACCCCACTCCGACCTGACGATCACCGCGACCAGCCTGGTGGAGACGGCCCCGCCGGGGCCGCTCCCGGACGCGCCGGACTGGACGGAGATCCACCGGGCCACCGTCGACTCCCGCCTCCTGGAGTACCTGACCGCGACGGGCCGCACGACCCTCCCGGCCGAGCTCCTGGACCGGGCCCGTGAGGTGTCCGCCGGGCTCGACGTGCACGGCACGGCGACCGCGGTGTCGGCGATGGTCGCCGACCACGTCTCGTACGTGCCGGGCGCGACCGGCGTGCACACCAGCGCGGACGAGGCGTGGGAGCAGGGGGCGGGCGTCTGCCAGGACCTCGCCCACCTCACCCTCGGCATGCTCCGCGGCCTCGGCCTGCCCGCCCGCTATGTCTCCGGCTACCTCCACCCGGAGCGCGAGGCCGAACTCCACCGCCCCGTCGCCGGGCAGAGCCACGCCTGGATCGAGTACTGGGCCGGCGACTGGACCGGCTACGACCCCACCAACCGGGTCCCCGCCGACGAGTCCCACGTCGTCGTCGGCCGAGGCCGCGACTACGACGACGTGACGCCCCACAAGGGCATCTACCGGGGGGTGGCCGGGGGGCCGCCGGAGGTGACGATCGAGTTCACGCGGGTGGCCTGA
- a CDS encoding alpha-E domain-containing protein produces the protein MNDVILSRIAEALTWTGRYVERADATGRILDAYLHRLLEDPWRDEDVACRSLYAILGVDAPDQHCDMQQVLDQLAFDARSTGSIEGALGAARLNARSAREAVSSEMWECLNSTWHALADQRTAARRTGGPYAYLELVRRRAALFFGLADSTMSRDDSWRFVVLGRSLERVDMTVRLLSVRVLDAAHAPDWPTLLSASGADEAYARVHGGFGDSPKVAEFLLLDRDFPRSALHALTTAEECLAALGRPRQDPARRPIGALRTHLEYLDSESLEAGLPTLLRDLQQACMASAEAVAEKFFPYQGPVEWAQEGA, from the coding sequence GTGAACGACGTGATCCTCTCCCGGATAGCCGAGGCCCTGACCTGGACGGGACGGTACGTGGAACGGGCCGACGCGACGGGCCGCATCCTCGACGCCTACCTCCACCGCCTGCTCGAAGACCCCTGGCGCGACGAGGACGTGGCCTGCCGCTCGCTGTACGCGATCCTCGGTGTGGACGCGCCCGACCAGCACTGCGACATGCAGCAGGTGCTGGACCAGCTGGCGTTCGACGCCCGCTCGACGGGCTCGATCGAGGGCGCGCTCGGGGCGGCCCGGCTCAACGCCCGCAGCGCCCGTGAGGCCGTCTCCTCCGAGATGTGGGAGTGCCTCAACTCCACCTGGCACGCGCTCGCCGACCAGCGGACGGCAGCGCGCCGGACGGGCGGCCCGTACGCGTACCTGGAGCTGGTACGCCGGCGCGCGGCCCTCTTCTTCGGGCTCGCCGACTCGACGATGAGCCGCGACGACAGCTGGCGTTTCGTGGTGCTGGGCCGCAGCCTGGAGCGGGTGGACATGACCGTACGGCTGCTGTCGGTGCGAGTGCTGGACGCGGCGCACGCGCCGGACTGGCCGACCCTGCTGAGCGCGAGCGGCGCCGACGAGGCGTACGCGCGGGTGCACGGCGGCTTCGGCGACAGCCCCAAGGTCGCCGAGTTCCTGCTGCTGGACCGGGACTTCCCGCGCTCGGCGCTGCACGCGCTGACCACGGCGGAGGAGTGCCTGGCGGCGCTCGGCCGTCCCCGCCAGGACCCGGCCCGCCGCCCGATCGGCGCCCTGCGCACCCACCTCGAATATCTCGACTCCGAGTCCCTGGAAGCCGGGCTGCCCACGCTGCTGCGCGACCTGCAGCAGGCGTGCATGGCCTCGGCGGAGGCGGTGGCCGAGAAGTTCTTCCCGTACCAAGGCCCCGTCGAGTGGGCCCAGGAAGGCGCGTGA
- a CDS encoding circularly permuted type 2 ATP-grasp protein: MADIFDAYALADAWDEMFARPGEVRAAYEPVLAALQPIEPAELRFRADQMARAFTDRGVTYAFAGEERPWPLDLVPRILDALEWDLIQRGVAQRVRALEAYLADAYGPCRAFEDGVVPWRLLLNSAHFHRAAHGVEPPGGVRIHVAGIDLVRDEAGDFRVLEDNVRVPSGVSYVIENRRAMTRVFPSLFAEQHVVPVDGYAQKLLAALRAAAPGGIGDPRVVVLTPGPSNAAYFEHALLARLMGVQLVEGHDLVCRGNRVWMRTTRGEMPVHVVYRRLDDDFLDPLHFRPDSVIGCPGIMGAAMAGNVTLANAVGNGIADDKLLYTYVPDLIRYYLSEEPILPNVESFRPDEPGQLEAVLDQIDQLVIKPVDGAGGQGIVIGPKADRETLERTREAVLADPRGWIAQRPVALSTSPTLAGERMAPRHIDLRPFAVNDGSDVWVLPGGLTRVALQEGNLIVNSSQGGGSKDTWVLAEGPAEQRSEETGGPLPEKAPRQLGPDGVRTVVQEGAQQ, encoded by the coding sequence ATGGCGGACATATTTGACGCGTACGCGTTGGCCGACGCGTGGGACGAGATGTTTGCGCGGCCGGGTGAGGTCAGGGCCGCCTATGAGCCGGTGCTGGCGGCCCTGCAGCCCATCGAGCCGGCCGAACTGCGGTTCAGGGCCGACCAGATGGCCCGCGCGTTCACGGACCGCGGTGTGACGTACGCCTTCGCGGGCGAGGAGAGACCCTGGCCGCTGGATCTGGTGCCGCGCATCCTGGACGCCCTGGAGTGGGATCTGATCCAGCGCGGAGTGGCCCAGCGCGTACGGGCGTTGGAGGCGTACCTCGCGGACGCGTACGGGCCGTGCCGGGCCTTCGAGGACGGGGTCGTGCCGTGGCGGCTGCTCCTCAACTCCGCCCACTTCCACCGGGCCGCGCACGGTGTGGAGCCTCCGGGCGGGGTCCGTATCCATGTCGCCGGCATCGACCTCGTCCGGGACGAGGCGGGCGACTTCCGGGTGCTGGAGGACAACGTCCGGGTGCCGTCCGGGGTCTCGTACGTCATCGAGAACCGGCGGGCGATGACCCGCGTCTTCCCGTCCCTCTTCGCCGAGCAGCACGTCGTGCCGGTCGACGGCTACGCCCAGAAGCTGCTCGCCGCGCTCCGGGCCGCCGCGCCCGGCGGCATCGGTGACCCGCGTGTCGTCGTCCTCACCCCCGGCCCCAGCAACGCCGCCTACTTCGAACACGCCCTGCTGGCCCGGCTGATGGGCGTGCAGTTGGTGGAGGGGCACGATCTCGTCTGCCGGGGGAACCGGGTGTGGATGCGGACGACCCGCGGGGAGATGCCCGTCCACGTCGTATACCGGCGCCTCGACGACGACTTCCTCGATCCCCTCCACTTCCGGCCCGACTCGGTGATCGGCTGCCCGGGGATCATGGGCGCCGCGATGGCGGGCAACGTGACGCTCGCCAACGCGGTCGGCAACGGCATCGCCGACGACAAGCTCCTGTACACGTACGTTCCCGACCTCATCCGCTACTACCTCTCAGAGGAACCGATTCTGCCGAACGTGGAGTCCTTCCGGCCGGACGAGCCGGGGCAGTTGGAGGCGGTCCTCGACCAGATCGACCAGCTGGTGATCAAGCCGGTCGACGGGGCCGGCGGGCAGGGCATCGTCATCGGGCCGAAGGCGGACCGGGAGACGCTGGAGCGCACCCGGGAGGCCGTGCTCGCCGATCCGCGCGGCTGGATCGCGCAGCGGCCGGTGGCGCTGTCCACCTCCCCCACCCTCGCGGGCGAACGCATGGCCCCGCGCCACATCGATCTGCGGCCCTTCGCCGTGAACGACGGGAGTGACGTGTGGGTGCTGCCCGGCGGGCTGACCCGGGTCGCCCTCCAGGAGGGAAATCTCATCGTCAACTCCAGCCAGGGCGGCGGCTCCAAGGACACCTGGGTCCTCGCCGAGGGGCCCGCCGAGCAGCGGTCCGAGGAGACCGGTGGCCCGCTGCCGGAGAAGGCACCGCGCCAGCTCGGGCCCGACGGCGTCCGGACCGTCGTCCAGGAAGGGGCACAGCAGTGA
- a CDS encoding helix-turn-helix transcriptional regulator has translation MAGHATEEHPHGADRLCAAGDRVYSRAVRRGRVPRADADAVPCLLELALLHPDPDDMGWLVPTSPQEVMTRLLRGVHAEVSASQARMGAAVDAVEWYAGLGSSRARDSAESTAIRVLDGLARIRAAIDEATDRCTTEVLTVQPGGIRREDELREGLHRALAMCRRGVRMRDLYTHVARHGQGLHNYMELMGESAEARTLDEVVERLIVFDRTVAFIPANADRSMALEIRHPALVEYLVTVFERLWRLGVPLAASLPSTGVAGITHRERSIAALLAEGHQDAVVAERLGISVRTCRAHIARLSERLGAASRTQLGVRIAEAGLDGTPRATPSDDLPAVPSPAPAPTAPLPAPESPTAR, from the coding sequence ATGGCCGGGCACGCGACCGAGGAGCATCCACACGGTGCCGACCGGCTCTGCGCCGCCGGGGACCGCGTGTACTCCAGAGCCGTACGGCGGGGCCGCGTCCCGCGCGCGGACGCCGACGCCGTGCCCTGCCTCCTCGAACTCGCCCTGCTGCACCCCGACCCCGACGACATGGGCTGGCTGGTGCCCACCTCCCCGCAGGAGGTCATGACCCGGCTGCTGCGCGGCGTCCACGCGGAGGTCAGCGCCAGTCAGGCCCGGATGGGCGCGGCGGTCGACGCCGTCGAGTGGTACGCGGGCCTCGGCAGCTCCCGGGCCCGGGATTCGGCGGAGAGCACGGCGATCCGGGTGCTCGACGGGCTGGCCCGGATCCGGGCGGCGATCGACGAGGCCACCGACCGCTGCACCACGGAGGTGCTGACCGTGCAGCCGGGCGGGATCCGGCGCGAGGACGAGCTGCGCGAGGGGCTGCACCGGGCGCTGGCGATGTGCCGGCGGGGTGTGCGGATGCGGGACCTGTACACGCATGTGGCCCGGCACGGGCAGGGCCTGCACAACTACATGGAGCTGATGGGGGAGTCGGCGGAGGCCCGCACCCTGGACGAGGTCGTGGAGCGCCTCATCGTCTTCGACCGCACGGTGGCGTTCATCCCGGCCAACGCCGACCGGAGCATGGCCCTGGAGATCCGCCATCCGGCGCTGGTGGAGTACCTGGTCACCGTCTTCGAACGGCTGTGGCGGCTCGGCGTCCCGCTGGCCGCGTCGCTCCCGTCGACCGGGGTCGCGGGCATCACCCACCGCGAGCGGTCCATCGCGGCGCTGCTCGCGGAGGGACACCAGGACGCGGTGGTCGCCGAACGGCTCGGCATCAGCGTGCGCACCTGCCGGGCCCACATCGCCCGCCTCTCCGAACGGCTCGGCGCGGCCAGCCGTACCCAGCTCGGCGTCCGCATCGCCGAGGCCGGCCTCGACGGCACGCCGCGTGCCACCCCATCGGACGACCTCCCCGCCGTCCCCTCCCCGGCCCCCGCCCCTACGGCCCCTCTTCCCGCTCCAGAATCCCCGACTGCCCGATGA